A region from the Sulfurospirillum oryzae genome encodes:
- a CDS encoding KUP/HAK/KT family potassium transporter, giving the protein MTLKERMKNEMMVVKALGVVYGDIGTSPIYTLAVIFLIIPPTVASIYGILSFVFWALTILVTIQYAWLATSLSEKGEGGTVVLIQMLTPHLKSAKMVSMVSILGFLGLSLMIGDGVITPAISILSAVEGILLIPSYAELPQTALLVFAALIAFSLFVVQKRGVEKVAAAFGPIMVIWFLCLGGVGLWYVSQDVSILKAINPMYAINFALDHPAITFIILADIILATTGGEALYADMGHLGRLPILKGWIFAFVALILSYYGQGTFLLTHPESVGSPLFEMMQEFAPIFYIPFLILTIIATVIASQAMISGIFSVLYQAMTTRIFPHFRVEYTSHELRSQIYVGSINWFLFVCVIIMLFVFKESAKLAAAYGLAVAGAMSITGALMTMIFFYRKEWIKMGFASFSGIVSFIFFASCLLKIPHGGYWSLLIAAVPLGFIVLYTQGQERLYSSFHSVDKENFLKAYTTHYAQESHIEGTALFFARKAENIPAYIPKTMFQNGIIYEKNVIVKVKPTSEPLGINTEFKSLAEGLDLLVIHVGYMEVFNMEEILKKQGINERTIFYGDEEIVSKHFSWKLYALVKDMSPSFVSFYNFPQEKLIGVSRRIEI; this is encoded by the coding sequence ATGACGTTAAAAGAACGTATGAAAAATGAGATGATGGTCGTCAAAGCACTGGGTGTTGTTTATGGTGACATTGGAACAAGCCCTATTTATACCCTAGCCGTTATTTTTCTTATTATTCCTCCTACCGTTGCTAGCATTTATGGCATTTTATCGTTTGTATTTTGGGCATTAACGATTCTTGTTACCATTCAATATGCGTGGCTGGCAACAAGTTTGAGCGAAAAAGGAGAGGGTGGTACCGTTGTACTGATTCAGATGCTTACGCCACATCTTAAAAGTGCAAAAATGGTTTCTATGGTCTCTATTTTAGGCTTTTTAGGTCTTTCATTAATGATTGGAGATGGTGTTATAACTCCTGCCATTAGTATTCTGAGCGCGGTGGAAGGTATACTTTTAATACCCTCTTATGCAGAACTTCCCCAAACAGCACTTTTAGTTTTTGCTGCCTTGATTGCGTTTTCTCTTTTTGTGGTACAAAAACGAGGTGTTGAAAAAGTCGCTGCCGCCTTTGGTCCTATTATGGTGATTTGGTTTTTGTGTTTAGGCGGAGTAGGTCTTTGGTATGTCAGTCAAGATGTTTCCATTTTAAAAGCTATTAATCCTATGTATGCCATTAATTTTGCACTGGATCATCCTGCTATAACCTTTATTATCCTAGCAGACATTATTCTTGCAACTACGGGTGGCGAGGCGTTGTATGCTGATATGGGACATTTAGGACGCTTGCCTATTCTTAAAGGATGGATTTTTGCTTTTGTTGCATTGATTTTAAGCTATTACGGGCAAGGTACTTTTTTATTGACACATCCTGAATCTGTCGGTAGCCCTCTGTTTGAAATGATGCAAGAGTTTGCCCCAATTTTTTATATTCCTTTTCTTATATTAACAATTATAGCAACGGTTATCGCTTCTCAGGCGATGATTAGTGGTATTTTCTCAGTGCTCTATCAAGCGATGACAACACGTATTTTCCCTCATTTTCGCGTTGAGTACACTTCCCATGAATTGCGTTCACAAATCTACGTAGGATCAATTAACTGGTTCTTATTTGTGTGTGTCATCATTATGCTTTTTGTCTTTAAAGAGTCTGCAAAGCTAGCGGCAGCTTATGGTTTAGCCGTTGCCGGAGCGATGAGCATTACAGGTGCTTTGATGACGATGATCTTTTTTTACCGCAAAGAGTGGATTAAAATGGGGTTTGCTTCATTTTCTGGAATCGTTAGTTTTATCTTCTTTGCATCGTGTCTCTTGAAAATTCCTCATGGTGGTTATTGGTCGCTTTTAATTGCAGCAGTTCCACTTGGTTTTATCGTTCTTTATACACAAGGACAAGAGCGTCTTTATTCATCGTTTCATTCAGTCGATAAAGAAAACTTCTTAAAAGCCTATACAACGCATTATGCACAAGAGTCCCACATTGAAGGTACTGCTCTTTTCTTTGCTCGTAAGGCAGAAAATATTCCAGCATACATCCCTAAAACTATGTTTCAAAATGGCATTATTTATGAGAAAAACGTCATTGTCAAAGTAAAGCCTACCAGTGAGCCTTTAGGCATCAATACAGAATTCAAATCTTTAGCTGAGGGACTTGATCTTCTTGTGATTCATGTTGGCTATATGGAAGTCTTCAATATGGAAGAGATTCTTAAAAAGCAAGGCATTAATGAGCGAACAATTTTTTATGGAGATGAAGAGATCGTTTCTAAGCATTTCTCATGGAAACTCTATGCTCTTGTTAAAGACATGTCTCCAAGCTTTGTTAGTTTCTATAATTTCCCTCAAGAAAAACTGATTGGCGTTTCTCGCCGTATTGAGATCTAA
- a CDS encoding aminotransferase class V-fold PLP-dependent enzyme, translated as MQAIRKNIIKDKNILYFDYTASGQAYKPIEKQMQQILKTYANTHSEVASSAVTTSRYYAQARNDLRAALEIDESFYIFPCGTGATGAIKKFQELMGLYIPPRTLKRYAHKPENLPVVFVGPYEHHSNELSFREGLCEVVRIPLDSEEKIDISFLETKLEAYKEREIIASFSVASNVTGIVSDYKSIYKIIKRYNGILCLDAAAASPYINIDCNYYDALFLSPHKLLGGVGSCGILVMKKALCTEKTPTFAGGGTVGYVSRTSHNFLSDIELIEDAGTPAILQFIKASLAYKLRNEIGLEKIHALEEELKFYFGSRIRAIKGVKLYCKYSQDKLPIFSLNFEGINPYTISQYLSDHFGIQTRAGCSCAGPYGHDLLHLEDGQKFDEKPGWLRITIHYTHTKKEIDRLLNAIQKAVKALSKSQS; from the coding sequence GTGCAAGCGATTCGTAAAAATATCATTAAAGATAAAAATATTCTCTATTTTGACTACACTGCATCAGGGCAAGCTTACAAGCCCATTGAAAAACAGATGCAGCAGATACTCAAAACCTATGCCAATACCCACTCGGAGGTAGCCTCTAGTGCGGTTACAACGAGTCGTTATTATGCACAAGCGAGAAATGACTTACGCGCAGCACTTGAAATTGATGAGAGCTTTTACATTTTTCCTTGTGGCACGGGTGCTACAGGTGCGATTAAAAAATTTCAAGAGTTAATGGGTCTTTACATTCCTCCTCGCACGCTTAAACGCTACGCGCATAAGCCAGAAAATCTTCCTGTCGTTTTTGTAGGACCTTATGAGCATCATTCCAATGAACTCAGTTTTCGTGAAGGACTATGCGAAGTTGTGCGCATCCCTTTAGACAGTGAAGAAAAAATTGACATCAGCTTTTTAGAGACTAAATTAGAAGCGTATAAAGAGCGTGAGATTATTGCCTCTTTTTCGGTAGCTTCCAATGTTACGGGTATTGTGAGCGATTATAAGAGTATCTATAAGATTATTAAACGTTATAATGGCATTTTATGCCTTGATGCCGCCGCGGCTTCACCTTATATTAACATTGATTGTAATTACTACGATGCTCTTTTCCTCTCACCGCATAAGCTTCTTGGCGGGGTTGGATCATGTGGTATTTTGGTTATGAAAAAAGCGTTGTGTACTGAAAAAACGCCAACGTTTGCGGGTGGTGGAACGGTAGGATATGTCTCACGTACTTCGCACAATTTTTTAAGTGACATTGAACTGATTGAAGATGCGGGAACACCTGCCATTTTGCAATTTATTAAAGCTTCACTTGCCTATAAACTACGTAATGAAATAGGGCTAGAAAAAATTCATGCTCTTGAAGAGGAGTTGAAGTTCTATTTTGGCTCACGTATACGTGCCATTAAAGGCGTTAAACTCTATTGTAAATATTCACAAGATAAACTTCCTATCTTTTCTCTCAATTTTGAAGGGATCAATCCCTATACCATTTCGCAATACCTCTCTGATCATTTTGGTATTCAAACCAGAGCAGGGTGCAGCTGTGCAGGACCGTATGGTCATGATCTTCTTCACCTTGAAGATGGACAAAAATTTGATGAAAAGCCAGGCTGGCTTCGTATCACGATTCATTATACGCACACGAAAAAAGAGATTGACAGGCTTTTAAATGCGATTCAAAAAGCGGTGAAAGCTCTGTCAAAATCACAAAGTTAA
- a CDS encoding sensor histidine kinase: MIDETLLNSLSAKEKELFKQGLKDLINQTYVIEDEYKKLGESYTSLQDFIRQIIEVQPNALWVFDEDGAIFLQNSEAKKIGMILEGLCLEEESEVEFEGKSYLIKSVTKGDKKIITATDITEGKRQERLVSMGQVAAHLSHEIRNPIGSVSLLASTLLKKVDPSVKPLVTEIKKSIWRVERIIKATLLFTKNVQINPSYFYLDRLIKECEQAISHYSYTKEVAFHFDLPHVEIKADFELLNLVLQNFIFNAIDAIEECDKESGNVTISFVEDSDCVILHVKDDGKAIENKNILFEPFKTTKTKGNGLGLALSLQIIQAHNGKINLLEDPKGFEIKIAK; this comes from the coding sequence ATGATTGACGAAACCTTGCTTAACAGCCTAAGTGCCAAAGAAAAAGAGCTCTTTAAACAAGGTCTAAAAGACCTTATTAACCAAACGTATGTCATCGAAGATGAGTACAAAAAGCTGGGTGAATCGTATACCTCATTGCAAGATTTCATTCGTCAAATCATCGAAGTACAGCCTAACGCTTTGTGGGTTTTTGATGAAGATGGTGCCATCTTTTTACAAAACAGTGAAGCTAAAAAAATCGGCATGATCTTAGAAGGACTCTGCCTTGAAGAGGAGAGTGAGGTCGAATTTGAAGGCAAATCTTATCTCATTAAAAGCGTCACTAAAGGCGATAAAAAAATTATCACCGCCACGGACATTACTGAGGGAAAACGTCAAGAACGCCTTGTTTCCATGGGACAAGTTGCCGCACACCTCTCCCATGAAATTCGAAATCCCATAGGCTCCGTGTCCTTACTTGCCTCAACCCTTTTAAAGAAAGTTGACCCCAGTGTCAAACCTCTTGTGACGGAGATTAAAAAATCCATTTGGAGGGTGGAACGCATCATTAAAGCAACCCTTCTTTTTACGAAAAATGTCCAGATCAACCCAAGCTATTTTTACCTTGATCGCCTCATTAAAGAGTGTGAGCAAGCCATTTCGCACTACTCCTACACTAAAGAGGTGGCATTTCATTTTGATCTGCCTCATGTGGAGATCAAAGCGGATTTTGAGCTTTTAAATTTAGTGCTTCAAAACTTTATTTTTAACGCGATTGATGCCATTGAAGAGTGTGATAAAGAGAGTGGTAATGTCACGATTTCATTTGTGGAAGATAGCGATTGTGTTATTTTACATGTAAAGGATGATGGCAAAGCGATTGAGAATAAAAACATTCTGTTTGAGCCCTTTAAAACAACCAAAACCAAAGGGAATGGTTTAGGACTTGCCCTTTCATTGCAGATCATTCAAGCACACAATGGCAAGATCAACCTGCTTGAAGATCCAAAAGGCTTTGAAATCAAAATCGCAAAATAG
- the dnaE gene encoding DNA polymerase III subunit alpha gives MSDTTYTHLHLHTEYSLLDGANKIGKLAKKLKSQGVTSVAITDHGNMFGAIDFYKTMRKEGIKPIIGMEAYIHNQDDIGDKTTKQRFHLCLYAKNEIGYKNLMYLSSMSYIQGFYYYPRINKQLLREHSEGLICSGACLQGEVNWHLNLNNKRNVQFGARGYERAKEIALEYKEIFGEDFYLEIMRHGIPDQHFIDDDILRLAKETNIKIIATNDTHYLEQDNAEAHEAFMCIAMNKEFDDPNRLRHSVHEFYVKSPTAMSDLFADIPEAISNTQEIVEKCNLEIKLGDPTPPKFKFMKEYAAKEGLSFESDDDFFAYQSRKGLEKRLLYVDESKHEQYKARLEREIKIICDMKFPGYMLIVWDFIREAKDRGVPVGPGRGSAAGSLVAYSLFITDIDPMPYNLLFERFLNPERISMPDIDIDFCQSRRGEIIDYVVEKYGRYNVAQVITFGKLLAKGVIRDVARVLAIPYAEADAMAKLIPDELGITLNGIGVEGEEGYKGGAFQKEPKLRELIESSPKMQRVWKFALALEGLNRNSGMHAAGVVISDEELWHKTPLYQPSGEDHLVTQYSLNYLEDVDLIKFDFLGLKTLTVIDNALKLIKSRYNKEINFNTLDMNDPKVYELIQSGATVGLFQIESSGMQSLNERLKPTTFEDLIAVLALYRPGPMESGMLDDFIDRKNGRKEISYFFDEFTEPLRPILEPTYGVIVYQEQVMQIVQSIGGFSLGEADLIRRAMGKKKIDYMKQKAEEFAQGAVNKGLDRSHAIELFDLIEKFAGYGFNKSHSAAYAMVTFQTAYLKCYYPQEFMAALLTSEQDNTDKIVKYIDEVKRLGLKLLPPSIQRSLIEFSAITDDSGEEAILFGMGAIKGVGNAAISKILEARAEGLFADMSDFISRIDSSKVNKKVLESFIKSGSFDDFGYTRRALLENIDSIIEASAECSRAKKMAEYSLFGDMVEMTTVQVNIENIPEFDNKRMLELEKETIGFYISGHPLDAFRAEIDEMNYTLSSERDQIEDGSKALFIGKVESITEKISKKGNKFGIISLMDFHGSMELTVFEKQLEALSRMDIEKPLCFKVEVTNDGQNAKIRVMKIMELAEAKKEKIETKVIEIPLDPKVLLLDLGDDTTQIERLYQIVRESSGRRPLHLIITSKLQDVVIETGFSVDDSIDEKIAEWDFVKVV, from the coding sequence ATGAGCGACACAACCTACACCCATTTACATTTACACACAGAATACTCACTGCTTGATGGTGCCAATAAAATAGGCAAACTAGCTAAAAAACTCAAATCCCAAGGCGTTACTTCCGTTGCCATAACGGATCATGGCAATATGTTTGGCGCGATTGATTTTTACAAAACGATGCGCAAAGAGGGCATCAAGCCCATCATTGGCATGGAAGCGTACATTCATAACCAAGATGACATCGGCGATAAGACGACCAAACAGCGTTTTCACCTCTGCTTATACGCCAAAAATGAGATAGGCTATAAAAACTTGATGTATCTCTCATCGATGAGCTACATTCAAGGGTTTTACTACTATCCTCGTATTAACAAACAGCTTTTGCGTGAGCATTCTGAAGGTCTTATTTGTTCAGGGGCGTGTCTGCAAGGCGAAGTGAACTGGCATCTCAATCTTAACAACAAACGCAACGTTCAATTTGGTGCGCGTGGGTACGAGCGAGCCAAAGAGATCGCCCTTGAATACAAGGAAATTTTTGGCGAAGATTTTTACTTAGAGATTATGCGTCATGGAATTCCTGATCAGCACTTTATTGATGATGATATTTTGCGACTTGCCAAAGAGACGAACATTAAAATCATTGCGACCAATGACACCCACTACCTAGAACAAGATAATGCCGAAGCGCACGAAGCGTTTATGTGTATTGCGATGAACAAAGAGTTTGACGATCCTAACCGTTTGCGCCACTCTGTGCATGAATTTTACGTCAAATCTCCAACCGCGATGAGCGACCTTTTTGCCGACATTCCAGAAGCCATTTCCAACACACAAGAGATTGTGGAAAAGTGTAATTTAGAGATCAAATTAGGCGATCCAACACCTCCAAAATTTAAGTTTATGAAAGAGTATGCCGCCAAAGAGGGGCTTAGTTTTGAGAGTGATGATGACTTTTTTGCTTATCAAAGTCGCAAAGGACTTGAAAAACGTCTTTTATACGTTGATGAAAGCAAACATGAGCAGTACAAAGCAAGACTTGAGCGAGAGATTAAAATCATCTGCGATATGAAATTCCCTGGCTACATGCTCATCGTTTGGGACTTCATCCGTGAAGCCAAAGACAGAGGTGTACCAGTAGGACCTGGACGGGGTTCTGCGGCAGGTAGCTTGGTTGCCTATTCGCTTTTCATCACCGACATCGACCCGATGCCTTACAACCTTCTCTTTGAGAGGTTTTTGAATCCTGAACGTATTAGTATGCCCGATATTGATATTGACTTTTGTCAAAGCAGACGTGGCGAGATTATCGACTATGTGGTTGAGAAATACGGTCGTTACAACGTGGCGCAAGTCATCACCTTTGGTAAGCTTTTGGCAAAGGGCGTTATTCGTGACGTGGCGCGTGTTCTTGCCATTCCTTACGCCGAAGCCGATGCGATGGCAAAACTTATTCCAGATGAACTCGGCATTACGCTTAATGGCATTGGAGTAGAAGGCGAAGAGGGGTATAAAGGTGGCGCTTTTCAAAAAGAGCCAAAACTTCGTGAACTCATTGAAAGCAGTCCTAAGATGCAACGCGTGTGGAAGTTTGCGTTAGCACTTGAGGGACTCAATAGAAACTCAGGTATGCACGCCGCGGGTGTGGTTATTAGCGATGAAGAGTTGTGGCATAAAACACCGCTTTATCAACCCTCTGGTGAAGATCATCTCGTCACGCAGTATTCACTGAACTACCTCGAAGATGTCGACTTAATCAAGTTCGACTTTTTGGGTCTAAAGACCCTCACCGTTATTGATAATGCGCTCAAACTCATCAAATCTCGCTACAACAAAGAGATCAACTTTAACACACTTGATATGAACGATCCTAAGGTGTATGAACTGATTCAAAGTGGTGCTACTGTAGGGCTTTTCCAGATAGAATCCAGCGGTATGCAATCGTTGAATGAACGTCTTAAACCGACAACCTTTGAAGATCTTATTGCGGTTTTGGCCTTGTACCGTCCAGGTCCTATGGAATCGGGAATGTTGGATGACTTTATCGACCGTAAAAACGGCAGAAAAGAGATCAGCTACTTCTTTGATGAATTTACCGAGCCTCTTCGACCGATCTTAGAGCCAACCTATGGGGTTATTGTTTACCAAGAACAAGTTATGCAGATCGTTCAGTCCATTGGCGGTTTTAGCCTTGGCGAAGCGGATCTTATTCGTCGTGCGATGGGTAAGAAAAAAATCGACTATATGAAACAAAAAGCCGAAGAGTTTGCGCAAGGTGCGGTCAATAAAGGGTTGGATAGATCGCATGCGATCGAATTGTTTGACTTGATTGAAAAGTTTGCAGGATATGGTTTTAACAAATCGCACTCTGCTGCTTACGCGATGGTGACGTTCCAGACAGCGTATCTTAAATGTTACTATCCACAAGAGTTTATGGCTGCACTTCTTACTTCAGAGCAAGATAACACCGATAAAATTGTTAAGTACATTGATGAGGTCAAGCGTCTTGGTCTTAAACTTTTACCACCTTCTATTCAGCGCAGTTTAATCGAATTTAGCGCTATTACGGATGACTCAGGAGAAGAAGCGATTCTCTTTGGTATGGGCGCGATCAAAGGTGTGGGCAATGCTGCAATCAGCAAAATCTTAGAAGCTCGAGCGGAAGGTCTGTTTGCCGATATGAGTGATTTCATTTCGCGTATTGACAGTTCCAAAGTCAATAAAAAAGTCCTTGAATCGTTTATAAAATCAGGTAGTTTTGATGATTTTGGCTATACAAGACGTGCTTTGCTTGAAAATATTGATAGCATTATTGAGGCAAGTGCCGAGTGTAGTCGTGCTAAGAAAATGGCGGAGTATTCACTCTTTGGCGATATGGTTGAGATGACGACGGTTCAAGTGAACATTGAAAATATTCCTGAATTTGATAACAAACGCATGCTTGAGCTTGAAAAAGAGACGATTGGCTTTTACATCTCAGGGCATCCATTAGATGCTTTTAGAGCGGAAATTGATGAGATGAACTACACGCTCTCCAGTGAGCGCGATCAGATTGAAGATGGCAGTAAAGCGCTTTTTATTGGCAAAGTGGAGAGTATTACGGAGAAGATCAGCAAAAAAGGCAACAAGTTTGGCATCATCTCTTTAATGGATTTTCATGGTTCTATGGAGCTTACCGTTTTTGAAAAACAGCTTGAAGCACTCTCTCGTATGGATATTGAAAAACCACTCTGTTTTAAAGTTGAAGTGACCAATGATGGGCAGAATGCGAAGATTCGTGTAATGAAAATCATGGAACTCGCCGAGGCTAAAAAAGAGAAAATTGAGACCAAAGTTATTGAAATTCCTCTTGATCCGAAGGTGCTTCTTTTGGATCTTGGCGATGATACCACTCAAATTGAACGGTTGTATCAGATCGTGCGAGAGAGTTCAGGTCGCAGACCTTTGCACCTTATTATTACCTCCAAACTACAAGATGTTGTCATCGAAACTGGCTTTAGTGTCGATGATAGCATTGATGAAAAAATCGCAGAATGGGATTTTGTAAAGGTTGTTTAG
- a CDS encoding cache domain-containing protein, whose protein sequence is MKELTIQFKVTMLLIVSLVLTAVVSTLVVIILMNNEAQGRLEGIRSVMTHEKVEALTDKVKIAYQIVNSFYEALQNDPDKSDPAVVKAYQEKAKTAIKKLRFGEDGYFWINDFAPKMIMHPIKPALDGADLSKSKDPAGKFLFNEFVDVVSKNGKGVVNYLWEKPGFNTPQAKISFVEGFKPWGWIIGTGVYADDIDVLVAKEKQKIDEALVSLVIRNSVILLVVVVVFSFISRFLSQKLIGRRMANLKQYVEDFGLYVTNKKNLIDYQLSDHENDEIGTTVNVINKTFKDFEKLRLDDIRVVGEVLIICSKMSNGYMNNQTSYVSSNFLTNRLSYEIDAMIEKVNEVMRATLLSLKNFQNGDFSHPIMISTNGELKELVEGVNALGSALAKMIEENAEQSAKINESSQQLASSVATIKNEPLSDLNRIVKKTTASMQEMGSIQQHLAETLSTLTQNAKEANDILNMIGDIADQTNLLALNAAIEAARAGEHGRGFAVVADNIRELADKTNHSLSQIQATIGVIVGGIVDSSAKMSTNAKEMNTLTADVEEIQEKTGDILNIMSKLG, encoded by the coding sequence ATGAAAGAGCTAACGATTCAGTTTAAAGTTACGATGCTCCTGATTGTCTCTTTAGTGCTAACGGCGGTTGTGTCAACTTTGGTTGTGATTATTTTGATGAATAATGAGGCACAAGGAAGATTAGAAGGCATTCGTTCTGTTATGACCCATGAAAAAGTTGAGGCACTTACGGATAAAGTTAAGATTGCCTATCAAATTGTGAACTCTTTTTATGAAGCGTTGCAAAATGATCCTGACAAGAGCGATCCTGCGGTAGTAAAAGCCTATCAAGAAAAAGCAAAAACAGCAATCAAAAAGTTACGTTTTGGTGAAGATGGTTACTTCTGGATTAACGATTTTGCTCCTAAAATGATAATGCACCCCATTAAACCCGCTCTTGATGGTGCAGATTTGAGCAAGTCTAAAGACCCTGCGGGTAAATTTTTATTTAATGAATTTGTCGATGTGGTCTCAAAAAATGGTAAAGGTGTTGTGAATTATCTATGGGAAAAGCCAGGCTTTAACACACCGCAAGCCAAAATCTCTTTTGTCGAGGGTTTTAAACCGTGGGGATGGATTATTGGAACAGGTGTTTATGCCGATGATATTGATGTTCTTGTTGCCAAAGAAAAACAAAAAATTGATGAAGCCTTAGTCTCCTTGGTCATTCGCAATAGCGTTATTTTATTGGTGGTTGTTGTGGTGTTCTCTTTCATTTCACGCTTTTTAAGTCAAAAACTTATAGGTCGACGTATGGCGAATTTGAAGCAATATGTGGAAGATTTTGGACTTTATGTGACCAATAAAAAGAATCTCATAGATTATCAATTAAGTGACCATGAAAATGATGAAATAGGCACAACTGTCAATGTTATCAATAAGACATTTAAAGATTTTGAAAAACTGCGACTCGATGATATTCGCGTTGTCGGCGAAGTGCTGATTATCTGTTCTAAAATGTCCAATGGTTATATGAACAATCAAACATCGTATGTTTCATCCAACTTCTTAACCAATCGCCTCTCGTATGAGATAGATGCGATGATTGAAAAAGTGAATGAAGTGATGCGAGCAACGCTTTTATCGCTTAAAAATTTTCAAAATGGCGATTTTAGTCATCCGATTATGATCTCCACTAATGGTGAGCTTAAAGAGTTGGTTGAGGGTGTCAATGCTCTTGGCAGTGCATTAGCTAAAATGATTGAAGAAAATGCAGAACAGAGTGCGAAGATCAATGAAAGTTCGCAACAACTCGCAAGCTCTGTTGCAACCATCAAAAATGAGCCACTGAGTGATCTTAACCGTATCGTTAAAAAAACCACAGCTTCTATGCAAGAGATGGGCTCGATTCAACAGCATCTTGCTGAAACACTAAGTACGCTTACGCAAAATGCAAAAGAGGCTAATGACATCTTAAATATGATTGGTGACATTGCCGATCAGACCAATCTTTTAGCGCTTAATGCCGCTATCGAAGCCGCGCGTGCGGGTGAACATGGGCGAGGTTTTGCCGTCGTTGCCGATAACATTCGAGAACTCGCCGATAAAACCAACCACTCTCTGAGCCAAATTCAAGCGACCATTGGCGTTATCGTGGGTGGTATTGTTGATAGCTCTGCAAAGATGAGCACCAATGCCAAAGAGATGAACACCTTAACCGCTGATGTTGAAGAGATTCAAGAAAAAACAGGTGACATCTTAAATATCATGAGTAAACTTGGCTAA
- a CDS encoding PAS domain-containing protein: MQIAGDEILLDETSLLVSETDSKGIIVYADETFVKFSGYSLDELIGKPHNMIRHPDMPKVAFKEMWETIKKGDVWQGFVKNRTKNGKYYWVYATIFPFGKDHYLSVRKMASRDEVEKYTKLYGQMRASEGR; the protein is encoded by the coding sequence ATGCAAATTGCAGGTGATGAGATTTTACTGGATGAAACCTCTTTACTGGTTTCGGAGACAGATAGTAAGGGAATCATTGTCTATGCTGATGAAACCTTTGTTAAATTCTCAGGATACAGCCTAGATGAGCTGATTGGCAAACCTCATAATATGATTCGGCATCCCGATATGCCTAAAGTGGCATTTAAAGAGATGTGGGAGACGATCAAAAAAGGAGATGTTTGGCAAGGATTTGTCAAGAATCGGACTAAGAATGGAAAATATTATTGGGTTTATGCGACCATTTTCCCTTTTGGGAAAGATCATTATCTATCGGTTCGTAAAATGGCAAGTCGTGATGAGGTTGAAAAATATACAAAGTTATATGGACAAATGCGCGCAAGTGAGGGAAGATAA
- a CDS encoding efflux RND transporter periplasmic adaptor subunit, protein MFLLNKKIFLLVTCLALGTQSYAEEAKKQPTAAATSAPVPAVDVYKISAAKEEALNFQYPGKTISSQSVTIKARANGILMKKFFNEGDFVKEGDVLYKIEPDSYEAAFNLAKANANALDVQMQKAGKDWERIKALFESGASSEQEKDAAYWAYEGAKASFASAKAALQSATINLDRTTIKATMSGMTGIKQVDVGALVTDGTALVDITQVTPLHVEFSIPDIDVMKQKYNIKNGKWSNPTEGKLKASLQIGDAKFKEIGVVDFLDSSLNAKTGSLKARATFKNEGKELLPNQFVKVNLVGLTRNNVIKVPQKAVLQNPLGTVVFVVEDGKAVVKPVKVGEASENDYVIENGLKEGDQVVVNNFFRIKAGAPVKVDKVTNEEAK, encoded by the coding sequence ATGTTTTTACTCAACAAGAAGATTTTTCTCTTAGTCACATGTCTTGCTCTTGGCACGCAAAGCTATGCAGAAGAGGCAAAGAAACAACCAACGGCTGCTGCGACAAGCGCACCAGTTCCAGCTGTTGATGTCTATAAAATCAGTGCGGCGAAGGAAGAGGCTCTCAATTTTCAGTACCCAGGTAAGACGATTAGTTCTCAAAGTGTCACGATTAAAGCTCGTGCTAATGGTATTTTGATGAAAAAATTCTTTAATGAAGGCGATTTTGTCAAAGAGGGCGATGTACTTTATAAAATCGAACCCGATAGCTACGAAGCTGCATTCAACCTTGCCAAAGCCAATGCCAATGCGTTGGATGTTCAAATGCAAAAAGCAGGGAAAGATTGGGAGCGAATTAAAGCGCTTTTTGAATCAGGTGCTTCAAGTGAACAAGAAAAAGATGCCGCATACTGGGCGTATGAGGGGGCAAAGGCAAGTTTTGCGAGCGCAAAAGCTGCTTTACAAAGCGCAACGATTAATCTCGATCGCACAACCATTAAAGCAACCATGAGTGGTATGACAGGGATCAAACAAGTTGATGTGGGAGCACTCGTTACAGATGGCACTGCCCTTGTTGACATTACACAAGTCACTCCTTTACATGTAGAGTTTTCGATTCCTGATATTGACGTGATGAAGCAAAAATACAACATCAAAAATGGTAAATGGTCAAACCCAACTGAGGGTAAGCTCAAAGCTTCATTGCAAATTGGCGATGCAAAGTTTAAAGAGATCGGCGTAGTAGACTTTTTAGATAGCTCTCTCAATGCCAAAACAGGCTCACTCAAAGCGAGAGCTACCTTTAAAAATGAAGGTAAGGAGCTTCTTCCAAACCAATTTGTTAAAGTCAACCTTGTTGGGCTTACACGCAATAACGTCATTAAAGTTCCGCAAAAAGCCGTTCTTCAAAATCCTCTAGGCACCGTTGTCTTTGTTGTGGAAGATGGCAAAGCAGTGGTTAAACCTGTCAAAGTAGGCGAAGCAAGTGAAAATGACTATGTCATCGAAAATGGTCTTAAAGAGGGTGACCAAGTGGTCGTTAACAACTTCTTTAGAATTAAAGCTGGTGCTCCTGTCAAAGTTGATAAAGTGACCAACGAAGAGGCAAAATAA